A stretch of Aspergillus nidulans FGSC A4 chromosome VI DNA encodes these proteins:
- a CDS encoding putative oxysterol binding protein (Orp8) (transcript_id=CADANIAT00009582) → MSSTLTPDLPEKTPDESSKLKTFLSILRKFVGVSDIASVRFSLPAQLLEPTPNLDRRPSIGTSEEPLGRMLEVLRFWFTKDLKYIKGKPCKPYNSTLGEFFRCSWEVDSTLPELPLASKEGPVNGTSIAKGVNGKPARVCFLTEQTSHHPPVSAFYIDCPDTGVSARGFDQISAKFTGTSIRVAPGQHNLGIFINISKRDDEEYQLTHPAAHLGGLLRGALSISVADTCYIVCPKTRIKVILQYLEDGWISRAQNKVEGVIFQYDPEKDTITRIKDVQEGDILAKISGSWHGEMYYTLAGTSEPRLLIDIGPLFPVAKTLPPVDTQLSNESRKFWSGVTEAILDKRYSQATKLKMEIEDRQRQKAAERQEKNEEWKPRFFTGSVTPLGKPALSEEGVKALEGIRTQQYHLDESEIKGA, encoded by the exons ATGTCTTCCACATTAACGCCCGACCTGCCTGAGAAGACCCCCGATGAATCTTCAAAGCTGAAGACATTTCTGTCCATCCTTCGGAA ATTCGTCGGCGTGAGCGATATTGCATCCGTGAGATTTTCGCTACCTGCACAGCTTCTGGAGCCAACTCCTAACCTGG ACCGGAGACCTTC CATCGGTACATCAGAAGAACCATTGGGACGGATGCTGGAGGTTTTGCGATTCTGGTTTACCAAAGACCTG AAATACATTAAAGGTAAACCCTGCAAACCGTATAATTCGACCCTTGGAGAATTTTTTAGG TGTAGCTGGGAAGTAGATTCCACCCTTCCCGAATTGCCTTTGGCGTCCAAAGAAGGGCCAGTAAATGGTACTTCAATTGCGAAAGGTGTCAATGGGAAACCGGCCAGGGTGTGCTTCTTGACCGAACAAACATCTCACCATCCACCAGTGTCCGCATTCTACATTGATTGTCCAGACACGGGAGTATCTGCTCGTGGATTCGATCAGATCAGTGCCAAATTTACCGGGACAAGCATTCGTGTTGCCCCTGGTCAGCATAATCTCGGAATCTTCATCAACATTAGCAAGAGGGACGACGAAGAATATCAGTTGACGCATCCCGCTGCTCATCTCGGTGGCCTGTTGAGGGGAGCTTTGTCAATAAGTGTGGCTGACACATGTTACATTGTCTGCCCAAAAACAAGGATTAAGGTTATTTTGCAGTACTTAGAGGATGGCTGGATCAGCCGAGCTCAGAATAAGGTTGAGGGAGTCATTTTCCAGTACGATCCAGAAAAGGATACCATTACCAGGATAAAAGACGTCCAAGAAGGTGACATCCTTGCCAAAATATCAGGATCGTGGCACGGCGAAATGTACTACACTCTAGCAGGAACGAGTGAGCCTCGCCTTCTGATTGACATCGGGCCTCTTTTTCCTGTCGCGAAGACTTTGCCGCCGGTGGATACTCAGCTTTCCAACGAATCTCGAAAGTTCTGGTCAGGTGTGACCGAGGCAATATTGGACAAGAGATATAGCCAAGCCACCAAGCTGAAAATGGAAATCGAGGACCGACAACGGCAGAAGGCTGCGGAACGTCAAGAAAAGAACGAGGAGTGGAAGCCGCGCTTCTTCACCGGGTCCGTCACACCTTTGGGCAAACCGGCCTTGAGCGAGGAAGGCGTGAAGGCCCTCGAGGGTATTCGAACTCAACAGTACCATCTAGATGAAAGCGAGATCAAAGGCGCCTAG
- a CDS encoding ubiquitin C-terminal hydrolase 37 (transcript_id=CADANIAT00009581), whose protein sequence is MSDRLKRRKLNGSAERRDGRIDSYRAASKDEKESWNGFCELESEPALFNVMLREFGVRGVKVQEIVSLDDELLAFLNKPVYGIIFLFRWQEDDPEKQEASCPEGLWFANQTANNACASVALLNIVNNIEGADLGENLRSFKDFTMPFTPALRGDAINNFEFVKRIHNSFARRMDMLNSDLQLKYEAAFKRNRSKKSSHEEHEADAGFHFIAFVPALGKVWKFDGLERQPQALGVFEPESDWLDLVKPNIEARMDKYGIEFSILSLVRDPLPDLVNRLAVNIKQLQAIERAINPQKPELGCDESSASEPLDENTLLGPDESYGVTEEAFNKAAMPVGEAEKYSGFTADELSKHRTELSRAQLDLRTAIREEQQSQRADEEYAEGRRYDYGPAIRTWLRFLARKRIIEDLIPISQQRW, encoded by the exons ATGAGTGATCGCTTGAAACGGAGAAAGTTGAATGGTTCTGCGGAGCGTAGAGATGGGAGGATTGATTCTTATCGAGCTGCCTCGAAAGACGAGAAAGAGTCCTGGAATGGATTCTGCGAGCTGGAATCGGAACCA GCTCTCTTCAATGTGATGCTCCGGGAATTTGGAGTTAGAGGTGTCAAAGTTCAAGAGATTGTATCATTGGATGATGAActcttggctttcttgaa TAAGCCAGTTTACGGCATTATATTTTTGTTCCGctggcaagaagatgatccaGAGAAACAGGAAGCAAGCTGTCCTGAAGGACTTTGGTTTGCAAATCAA ACAGCGAATAATGCCTGTGCTAGCGTTGCTCTCCTGAACATCGTCAACAACATTGAAGGCGCAGATCTCGGAGAGAATCTTCGGAGCTTCAAAGATTTTACCATGCCATTTACACCCGCACTGCGAGGAGACGCAATAAATAACTTTGAATTCGTCAAAAGAATACATAACTCGTTTGCTAG GAGAATGGATATGCTCAATTCCGACCTCCAGCTTAAATACGAGGCGGCATTCAAGCGCAATCGGTCGAAGAAAAGTAGCCATGAGGAGCATGAGGCTGATGCGGGATTCCATTTTATTGCCTTTGTTCCTGCCTTGGGGAAGGTTTGGAAGTTTGATGGGTTAGAACGCCAGCCCCAGGCCCTCG GTGTATTCGAGCCGGAAAGCGATTGGCTAGACCTGGTAAAGCCGAACATAGAGGCCCGGATGGATAAATATGGGATCGAGTTCTCAATCCTGAGCCTTGTTCGAGATCCGCTACCGGATCTTGTCAACCGACTCGCAGTGAACATTAAACAGCTGCAGGCGATTGAGAGGGCTATAAACCCACAAAAGCCAGAACTGGGTTGTGACGAATCGTCGGCTAGTGAACCCCTTGATGAGAACACCCTCTTGGGCCCCGATGAATCTTACGGCGTGACCGAAGAAGCCTTCAACAAGGCAGCTATGCCTGTTGGGGAAGCAGAAAAATATTCAGGGTTTACAGCAGATGAATTGTCAAAACACCGCACGGAACTGAGCAGGGCACAACTAGACCTCCGAACGGCTATTCGAGAGGAACAGCAGTCGCAGCGGGCAGACGAAGAGTATGCCGAGGGGCGGAGATATGATTATGGACCGGCAATAAGAACTTGGCTACGCTTTTTGGCCCGGAAGCGGATTATTGAAGACTTGATTCCCATATCCCAACAGCGATGGTAG
- a CDS encoding condensin subunit YCS4 (transcript_id=CADANIAT00009583) yields the protein MEERIRFDINESLKYYLSDPNSVPTPEADTELLGFETEPEQLPSTVIDNVLNSIVDAVAENPEALARASSFDSLQFLLKYSNFLPTKSLSKLLDLIVSGLSVEADIIHGDLESDEQDSIQPHKELLEMYGFILQWALSAVELKAAEKPAEALPARRGTGKSGRPRTTKDSNWDGTAQIQVAMETMCKVMKLKLSKIFLTTSDRDTFINLFTRSSYLILESEQRVKSMAIRMHAFKVLCIAVKHHGHGFGAQTSIVQSLTYFEHLSEPMAEFLHILAEQYDYPQLSDEILKELGNKEFNSNDTRGPKSVSAFIIKLSELAPRLIIKQMTLLAKQLDSESYTLRCAVIEVCGNLIADLSKQEERTDNYKSQINAFFDVLEERFLDINPYCRCRAIQVYMRICDLEQKFPKRRQAAAELAARSLEDKSSNVRRNAIKLIAKLVSTHPFSVMHGGQLSLKEWTERLDAVDAELNALRPPETPGFDSGDASHIDSELLDDATQLPDDSPSKAPRMSEEEKTIAMKKAAEQAATSELLTRLQLTRKYYNEAIRFIEVLHAASNIVTQLLSSKNKSEAIEAMDFFVMLDAYKVETARTGIRRMLRLIWTKGNSDEGKGVQTHLIDCYKGLFFEAPDTFSPNDAANYIARNMLSLTFGATPAELTCLEQLLSTMMRAGHISDAVIAKLWQVYGVQKKEISRTQRRGAIIVLGMIALADPEIVIKEIEIMLRIGLGSLGRSDLILAKYTCIALRRMVPGRQAKSKESGISKLTNDHPVLTKLAAMVETVSDSKEWYGVAEQAISAIYALSKHPDVLCSDIVKRKTRSVFQPQTRPPSSRSPDNEDGQRPGTASTEKSVSGQKTSSAALSQLLFIVGHIAIKQIVHLELCELDFKRRKAEQEKNKPLNMAVQKNDEPGENDELDLIGGTTEDDFTEAIAHIRERELLYGANSLLSNFGPLVAEICANNNTYSDRNLQAAATICMAKLMCVSAEYCEKNLPLLITIMERSEDPIVRSNAVIALGDMAVCFNHLIDENTDFLYRRLNDDDASVKRTCLMTLTFLILAGQVKVKGQLGEMAKCLEDDDKRIADLSRMFFTELAGKDNAVYNHFVDMFSLLSAERNLEEGALRRIVKFLIGFIEKEKHARQLAEKLAARLPRCETERQWNDVAYTLSLLPHKNEEIAKIVAGGFNKVINMATA from the exons ATGGAGGAGAGGATTCGGTTCGATATCAATGAATCTCTCAAGTATTATTTGAGCGACCCAAACTCCGTCCCAACTCCTGAAGCCGACACGGAGCTGCTCGGTTTCGAAACCGAGCCTGAGCAGCTGCCCAGCACAGTCATCGACAATGTCTTGAACTCCATCGTGGATGCTGTGGCTGAGAACCCAGAGGCGCTAGCCAGAGCATCTTCGTTTGACTCGTTGCAGTTTCTTCTAAA ATATTCCAACTTCCTGCCGACAAAGTCTCTGAGTAAACTTCTCGACCTGATAGTTTCTGGATTATCGGTTGAAGCGGATATTATTCATGGAGATCTCGAATCCGATGAGCAAGATAGTATTCAACCCCATAAGGAACTTCTGGAGATGTATGGTTTTATCCTTCAATGGGCGCTGTCCGCTGTCGAGTTGAAGGCAGCCGAAAAGCCAGCAGAAGCCTTGCCCGCCCGGCGGGGAACGGGTAAGTCAGGGAGACCTAGAACTACCAAGGATAGCAACTGGGATGGAACAGCCCAGATTCAGGTTGCAATGGAAACTATGTGCAAAGTCATGAAGTTGAAACTCAGCAAAATCTTTTTGACTACGTCGGACCGTGACACTTTTATCAACCTGTTTACCCGTTCAAGTTACCTCATTTTAGAGAGCGAACAGAGAGTGAAGAGTATGGCGATTCGGATGCACGCGTTCAAAGTCCTTTGTATTGCGGTGAAGCATCACGGTCATGGTTTTG GCGCTCAGACATCAATTGTGCAAAGCTTGACATACTTCGAACACCTCTCAGAGCCCATGGCAGAGTTTCTGCATATCCTTGCGGAGCAATATGATTACCCGCAGTTATCCGATGAGATTTTAAA GGAACTCGGAAACAAAGAATTCAACTCGAACGACACCAGAGGGCCAAAATCAGTCTCCGCCTTCATCATAAAGCTTTCAGAACTGGCTCCCAGGCTAATTATAAAGCAAATGACGCTTTTAGCGAAACAGCTCGACAGTGAG TCATATACTCTGCGGTGCGCCGTGATAGAAGTTTGCGGAAACCTTATAGCAGACCTCAGCAAACAGGAAGAGCGAACTGACAACTACAAATCACAAATCAACGCGTTCTTCGATGTTCTTGAGGAGCGCTTTCTCGATATCAACCCGTACTGCCGTTGCCGAGCTATCCAAGTCTACATGAGGATTTGTGATCTAGAACAGAAGTTCCCGAAACGTCGGcaagcagctgcagagttGGCGGCCAGAAGTTTGGAGGACAAGAGTAGCAATGTACGGCGGAATGCGATCAAGTTAATCGCTAAATTAGTCTCAACACACCCTTTTAGCGTCATGCATGGCGGGCAGCTTTCCTTAAAGGAATGGACAGAGCGCCTTGATGCCGTCGATGCTGAACTCAATGCGCTGAGACCTCCAGAGACGCCGGGATTCGATTCTGGGGACGCTTCGCATATCGACAGTGAACTGCTGGACGATGCCACGCAGTTACCGGACGACTCACCGTCAAAGGCGCCACGCATgtcagaagaggaaaagacgATAGCGATGAAGAAAGCCGCTGAACAAGCCGCTACGTCGGAGTTGCTTACACGATTGCAACTGACTAGAAAGTATTACAACGAAGCAATACGCTTTATTGAGGTTCTCCACGCGGCATCTAATATTGTGACTCAGCTCCTTTCTTCAAAGAATAAAAGTGAGGCTATTGAGGCAATGGATTTTTTTGTCATGTTGGACGCTTACAAAGTGGAGACTGCTCGCACTGGTATTCGGCGAATGCTGAGGCTCATTTGGACCAAAGGCAACAGTGACGAAGGAAAAGGCGTCCAAACTCACTTGATCGATTGCTATAAAGGACTCTTCTTTGAAGCGCCAGACACGTTTAGTCCTAATGACGCTGCGAATTATATTGCCAGGAATATGCTTAGTCTCACATTTGGCGCGACTCCCGCTGAACTCACATGTCTTGAACAACTACTCAGCACTATGATGAGGGCGGGCCATATATCCGATGCTGTGATTGCTAAACTTTGGCAAGTTTACGGCGtgcagaagaaagagatCTCCAGGACCCAGCGCCGAGGGGCCATCATCGTTCTAGGCATGATTGCTCTAGCCGATCCAGAAATTGTCATTAAAGAAATTGAGATAATGCTCAGGATCGGCCTTGGAAGCCTTGGCAGATCGGATCTGATCCTCGCAAAATATACATGCATTGCACTCAGGCGAATGGTTCCTGGCCGCCAGGCTAAGTCAAAGGAGTCTGGAATCTCCAAGCTCACGAACGACCACCCAGTTCTGACTAAGCTTGCGGCCATGGTTGAAACTGTCTCGGATAGTAAGGAGTGGTACGGAGTAGCAGAACAGGCTATCAGCGCCATCTATGCTCTGTCTAAACATCCAGATGTCCTTTGTTCAGATATTGTTAAGCGGAAAACAAGGTCCGTATTCCAGCCACAAACACGgccgccatcttcaagaagcccTGATAATGAAGACGGCCAGCGCCCTGGCACAGCTTCAACTGAAAAATCTGTCTCAGGGCAGAAGACTTCGTCAGCTGCCTTGTCTCAACTTTTATTTATTGTGGGTCATATTGCGATCAAACAGATCGTCCATTTAGAGTTGTGTGAGCTTGACTTCAAACGTCGCAAGGcagagcaagagaagaacaagccaCTCAATATGGCAGTTCAAAAAAATGACGAGCCTGGTGAGAATGATGAATTAGACCTCATTGGCGGCACGACTGAAGATGATTTCACGGAAGCAATAGCACATATTCGTGAACGGGAACTCCTGTATGGTGCAAACTCCCTGCTGTCAAATTTTGGACCATTGGTTGCAGAGATCTgcgccaacaacaacactTACTCTGACCGTAACCTTCAAGCTGCCGCAACCATATGCATGGCGAAGCTGATGTGTGTCTCCGCTGAATACTGCGAAAAGAACCTTCCTCTCTTGATCACCATCATGGAGCGCTCCGAAGACCCCATTGTACGGAGTAATGCAGTTATTGCTCTTGGTGACATGGCCGTGTGCTTCAATCATTTGATTGACGAAAACACGGATTTCCTCTACCGGCGTCtcaacgacgacgacgctTCCGTCAAGCGTACTTGCCTGATGACTCTCACGTTCCTCATCCTAGCTGGTCAagtcaaggtcaagggaCAGTTGGGTGAAATGGCGAAATGCTtggaagacgatgacaagAGAATAGCCGATTTGTCCCGCATGTTCTTCACAGAATTGGCCGGCAAGGACAATGCTGTTTATAACCACTTCGTTGATATGTTTAGTCTTCTAAGTGCAGAGCGCAATCTAGAAGAAGGAGCACTTAGGCGCATTGTCAAGTTCCTGATCGGTTTTATTGAAAAG GAAAAACATGCCCGCCAGTTAGCGGAGAAACTAGCTGCCCGGTTACCAAGATGCGAAACGGAACGGCAGTGGAACGATGTTGCATACACACtgtctcttcttccgcatAAGAATGAGGAGATAGCTAAAATTGTGGCTGGTGGGTTCAACAAAGTTATCAACATGGCAACTGCCTAG